The Sorangiineae bacterium MSr11954 DNA segment TACACCTTTCGCGAAGCGGGGAGATCACGATGAAGTCGTTCACCGAGTACATGACCATGCACACGCGCAACCGGCGCGAGCTGGTGCACTTGACGCCCACGCTGAAGACCATCCTCGACCGGACCGATATCAGCGAGGGGTTCATGCTCGTTAGCGCCATGCACATCACCGCAGGTGTCTTCGTGAATGACAACGAGCCCGGGCTGCACCACGATATCTGGAAGTGGCTGCAGGATCTGGCGCCCGCCGGCCCCGACTACGAGCACCACCGAACGGGCGAGGACAACGGCGATGCCCACCTGAAATCGCTGCTCATCCACCACGAGGTGACCTTGCCCATCACCAAGAAGAAGCTCGACTTGGGGCCGTGGCAGGAGGTCTTCTACGCGGAGTTCGACGGTCAGCGGGACAAGCGGGTCATCGTGAAAGTGCTGGGATTTTGAGGTTCACGCGTGCGGTCTCCGCGGTTGCCGCTGCCCACGCCCTGGGCCTCGCGGCTCTGGCCATGCTCGATACCGGGTGCGCCGCGCGGGCGCCTTCCCGAACCCCCGCGGCCGCTACCGAGCCCGGAAGCGAAAACACCGAGCGATTCGCGCGCGACGAGGAGGCGATCCTCGGCGAGCTCTCGGCCCTCGACGCGCGGCTGGCACGGCGCACGGGCATCGCGGCCAAGGA contains these protein-coding regions:
- a CDS encoding secondary thiamine-phosphate synthase enzyme YjbQ, with amino-acid sequence MKSFTEYMTMHTRNRRELVHLTPTLKTILDRTDISEGFMLVSAMHITAGVFVNDNEPGLHHDIWKWLQDLAPAGPDYEHHRTGEDNGDAHLKSLLIHHEVTLPITKKKLDLGPWQEVFYAEFDGQRDKRVIVKVLGF